The sequence GCTCTTCGAGGACTGTGTGACGGCCGCCGCGGACCGGCTGATCGCGGCGCGTGGCGGCCCGGCGTGGGACGAGGAGTCCTTCCGCAAGCTCTTCGACGCGGTGCGGGCCGATCTGGTGGACGCGACCCTGAAGACCGTCCAGCAGGTCCAGCAGGTGCTGGCCGCCTGGCAGGCGTGCGAGCGGCGGCTGAAGGACACCACCTTCCCCTCGCTGCTGCCGTCGCTGACGGACGTCAAGGAGCAGCTGGCGGCGCTGATCAAGCCGGACTTCGTGACCGCGCACGGCGCCAAGCGGCTGCCGGACCTGATGCGCTATCTGGTGGCCGTCGACCGCCGCCTGCAACAGCTGCCCACCAACGCCGAGCGGGACCGCACCCGGATGGCCAAGGTGAAGGAGATGCAGGACGAATACGCCTGGCTGCTGGAGCAGTTCCCCCAGGGGCGCCCGGTGCCGGCCGCGGCCCGCGAGATCCGCTGGATGATCGAGGAGCTGCGGGTGAGCTACTTCGCGCACGCCCTGGGGACGGCGTATCCGGTCTCGGACAAGCGCATCGTGAAGGCCGTGGACGCCGCGGTGCCCCGCTGAGGGGCGGCCACCGGTATCGAGTTCGACCGCACCCCCTGACCTGCTGTACAGTCTTGCTTCGCAGCCCGCCGCAAGCGGAAAGCGAAACGCAAGGTCCTGTGGAGCAGTTTGGAGTGCTCGCCACCCTGTCAAGGTGGAGGCCGCGGGTTCAAATCCCGTCAGGACCGCTTTTTTACGGCCCGCACCTTTCGGTGCGGGCCGTTTTGCTGTGCAGCCGAGCGCGCGCCCGTATCCCCGAGGCCGCGGGCTTTTCGCGGTGCGCGCGCCCGCTCCGTACGGCGTCCCCGCGCCCTCCGGCCGTCTTGACGGCGGCACGGGCCCCCGGTACTCACAGAGGAAGCGTGGGGGCCGGGGAGGTGCGTGCGGATGACTACTGGGGCGCGGCACGAGACAAGGGCGCTGTTGCGTGCCCATCTGTCGGCCGCCACGAGGTATCGCCACCTGACGCGGCACTGCCCCGTCTGCCATCGGCTGCTGCGGCTCGCCATGGAGCCGCGCAAGGCCCGCCCTGGGTCCGCCGCGCCCGCCGAGCCCGCCGCCTCGTCACCGGCCGTCCGCGGGCGACCTGCGGCGGAGGATCACCGTCCGCCCGCCGGGGACCTGTGACGGGTGCCCTCACCGAGGGTTCGGGGGAAGGCCGTTGAGGCGGTGAACGGAAGTTCACTACCGCAGTCGCCATGCCCGCTTCAAGCACCACGGCGTGTGACGGGTGTCACCGAACAAGTTTCACGCGATGGGGAACTTACGCCCGCCCTACGTCGCGTCAATTTAATATGTGCAATTGCACCACCCCTTGAAGCCTCGGATTCGGAAGCGCCAGGCCCGCGCCGAAAGGGCCCTCCAGGCCCCCTGACGGCCCCCTGGCCGCCGCCTCGGGCGACGTCGGCGCCGGGGCGGCCCGACCGCCCTGAGCGGCCCGGGAGCGGCCGTACACAAAAAGATCGCGCTGGACCCGGCGGAGTCCAGCGCGATCGGTGACGTACCCAGATGGTGCGGGTGTGGGGCCTGTTGGGGCAGGCACCGCGTCGTATGGAGCTGTGGTGCTCGGTGAAGCAGGTCGAGCAAAGTGGTGCGAAGTCGGCATTTTTCGGGTTGGGGGCCCCGAAAAAAGCCTGGTTATGCGGTTATTCAGGCCTCGCTGCGCTGCTGCGGAATACCCGCGAGCAGTGCGCGGACCTCAGCCTCGCGGTAACGCCGATGCCCTCCGAGCGTGCGGATGGACGTGAGCTTGCCTGCCTTGGCCCAGCGGGTCACCGTCTTCGGGTCCACGCGGAACATCGTGGCAACCTCGGCGGGGGTCAGCAGCGGCTCGGCGTCAGGGGTGCGAGCGGTCATGAGCGGCCTCCTCGGGAGAACCGAACCATCACGGTTCTTTCCTCTAAATTCTGCACCTTGACCCGCGTTGCCCGAAATGGCGGACGCGGGCCGAGTCGGTTATAGGACGAACGGCTTGTCCTCGGCACTACAACTACACCATCTGTCCAGCCACGTCGGCCAAACCGATGGAATTGCCCTCTCAGGTGTTCAACCTCGACGGAAGCCGATGGACCATGCCATAACGGACAGTCACATGACCGTGACGATCAGTCACAACGTGATCAGGCGTCACGAGTCCCCTCAAGGAGCGCAATACCGATCTATCCGCCCTTAGTTGGACGGAAGGAGCCCCAGTAAGGCTCCTTGTCCTATTTTGGCACGAGGGTACGTCTTGTAGGCAAGGCCCGAAGTCAGTGCTTTAGGTCACTGTTGCGCCAATCGCCCGGATAGGGACCTACGTCCCGCGCCTGCCGCCCTCAGCTGGAGAACTGGCGCTCGCGCACCGCCCGCCACCGATCCGAGAGCTTCTCGTAGGCGGCGCCGGCCCGCTCGCCGTCCCCGTCGCGCAGCGCCGCCAGCCCCTCCGCCACTTCCGCGGCGGAATGGTCCTCGGCGAGCTGCCCTTCGGGCACGGCGTGCACCAGGCCTCCGTAATCCAGCTCCACGAGGGAACGCGGGTGGAATTCTTCAAGCCAGCGCCCCACATCTACCAGGCCGTCGACGAGGGGCCCCTCTTCCAACGAATTCCGCAGCGTACGAAGTCCTCGCGCGGCCCGCCGCCTGGCCTGGACCATCGGCGTGCGGTAACGCAGCACAGGCCCCTCGTCACTCTTGGTGAAATCCCGCTCGGTGTCGTCGAAGAGCACGAACCAGCGCACCGGGACGTGCCAGATGGCGGCCCGGATCCAGGGCCGCGCGTCCGGGTTGTGCTCGCGCCAGCGCTCGTAGTCGGTGGCCGCCTGCCGCCGCACCACCGGGGGCAGCGCCGCATCCAGCACCGAGGCCGGCAACAGCTCCTCCAGCCCCTCCAGCGCCTGCCAGCCGCGCAGCCGGGTGCGCCACGGGCAGATGCAGACCACCTCGTCCACGACGGCGACGAAGGCGTCGGCGCTCTCATGGACGGGCACCGGCACCGGCGGCACGGGCAGCAGATCGGCCAGCGCCCGGCGCTGTTCGTCCTGTGCACTGGGGGTCTCCCCGCGCCGGGCGTAGCGCGCCCAGTGGGAGCGCTCCGGCTCGGGGAACGCTGCCAGCGGCTCGTAGACCCGTAGATATGCCGTATACGGGACCCTCACCGACGACGCCACGACCACGCCCGCTCCTTCACAGGGAAGTCCGTCCAGATCCGTTCACAGTACGTTCACAGCGTGGCCGGCACCGCATGCGCCAACCGCCTGCAATGCGGCCAAAAGGGGTCCCGCTCGGGGGAGTTGTCCCCTCCCCGCCCGGCCCCGGATACGGCAAATCGTCCCATGCCCGTCCCCCGCGAGGGGGTGATCCCCGTTACGGGGCCGATCAACGCGCTCTCCAGGTCTTACGCTCGTGTCAACCGGCCCTCCCCACCCGCAGGGGGGCGTCCTTCGCGACTTATGGGAGTCACCACAGTGACCGACGTACGTCCTGCCTCCGTCAGCGTCGACGGCGGCGTTCTGCAGAGCCTGTTCCGCTCGGAACAGGGCGGCCATGAGCAGGTCGTGCTCTGCCAGGACCGCGACAGCGGCCTCAAGGCCGTGATCGCCATCCACAGCACCGCCCTGGGCCCCGCCCTCGGCGGCACCCGCTTCCATGCGTACGCCTCCGAGGAGGAGGCCGTACAGGACGCGCTGAACCTCTCGCGCGGCATGTCGTACAAGAACGCCCTGGCCGGACTCGACCACGGCGGCGGCAAGGCCGTGATCATCGGCGATCCCGAGGTCGTCAAGACCGAGGAGCTGCTCCTCGCCTACGGCCGGTTCGTGGCCTCCCTGGGAGGCCGCTACGTCACCGCCTGCGACGTCGGCACGTACGTCGCCGATATGGACGTCGTCGCCCGTACGAACAAGTGGACCACCGGCCGCTCCCCCGAGAACGGCGGCGCCGGCGACTCCTCCGTCCTGACCGCCTACGGCGTCTTCCAGGGCATGCGCGCCAGTGCCCAGCACCAGTGGGGCGATCCGACGCTGCGCGGCCGCAAGGTCGGCATCGCGGGCGTCGGCAAGGTGGGCCACCACCTCGTCGAGCATCTCCTCCAGGACGGCGCCCAGGTCGTGATCACGGACGTACGGACCGAGGCGGTGGACCGGATCCTCGCCCGGCACCCCCAGGTGACCGCCGTCGCCGACACCGAGGCGCTGATCCGCACCGAGGGCCTGGACGTGTACGCGCCCTGCGCCCTGGGCGGCGCGCTGAGCGACGACTCGGTGCCCGCGCTGACCGCCAAGGTGGTGTGCGGCGCGGCCAACAACCAGCTCGCGCACCCCGGCGTCGAGAAGGACCTCTCCGACCGCGGCATCCTCTACGCGCCCGACTACGTCGTGAACGCCGGCGGTGTCATCCAGGTGGCCGATGAGCTGCACGGTTTCGATTTCGACCGGTGCAAGGCCAAAGCGGCGAAGATCTTCGACACCACGCTGGCGATATTCGCTCGTGCGAAGGCCGACGGCATCCCGCCGGCGGCCGCCGCCGACCGGCTCGCCGAGGCGCGGATGGCCGAGGCCAAGGAGGGCAAGCGGGCCTGACCGGCCCGGGAACGCCGCCGCGCGGAAAACGAACAACGATCTCCTGGCCGAAAACCTGCCCTTGTGCGGCCCGCCGCGGGAGGTTGGGGAGACATCCCTCACCACCCGTCGGCGGGTCGCCGTACAGGACAGGTTAAAATCGCGTTTGACCAGCGGGATCAGAGCGATCGCAGGTCATGCCGAGCGGCGGGTGATGCGGGCGACGTACCGTATGGCCGCGGAAGCAGGTACCGTTAAAGCTCTACGGGCCGGTCTCTCCGTCGAGAGTCCGCTCTGAATCATGAACGCGTGTCAAGACTCTGGGGCCACTGAGCCCCGTCATTGAGGGGGTCGACCCATGGGGCGCGGCCGGGCCAAGGCCAAGCAGACAAAGGTCGCCCGCCAGCTGAAGTACAGCAGCGGTGGGACGGATCTCTCACGACTGGCCGACGAGCTGGGTGCATCACAGCAGCCGAGCCAGCAGCCGCCGAACGGAGAGCCGTTCGAGGATGACGAGGACGACGACCCGTACGCCCGTTACGCGGAACGCTACAACGCCGATGACGAGGACGAGGGCGACTCCTCCGACCAGCGTCGTCGCGCCTGACGCTCTGCACGCTTCAGCGCGTACGCGGCACCGAGAACAGCATCACGGACCCGGTCCTGGGCTTTGCCCGGGGCCGGGTTCTGTGCTGCGCAGACGGCGGCCGGTCGGCGCCGAGGGGTGAAACCGGACGGGCGGCCGCCGCGGGTGCGGCGGCCGCCCGATGGTCCGGTGGGCGCGTTCTGCTCAGCTCGCGTAGTCACCCGTCAGGGTCACGGCCTCGGCGTGCCCGGCGCGCTCGACGATCTCCCCGGCGACCCAGGCGTCGACCCCGCGGTCCGCCAGCGTGGTCAGCGCGACCTCCGCCGACTCCTGCGGGACCACGGCGATCATGCCGACGCCCATGTTCAGGGTCTTCTCCAG is a genomic window of Streptomyces gilvosporeus containing:
- a CDS encoding DUF6274 family protein, which produces MTTGARHETRALLRAHLSAATRYRHLTRHCPVCHRLLRLAMEPRKARPGSAAPAEPAASSPAVRGRPAAEDHRPPAGDL
- the bldC gene encoding developmental transcriptional regulator BldC, with the protein product MTARTPDAEPLLTPAEVATMFRVDPKTVTRWAKAGKLTSIRTLGGHRRYREAEVRALLAGIPQQRSEA
- a CDS encoding Leu/Phe/Val dehydrogenase encodes the protein MGVTTVTDVRPASVSVDGGVLQSLFRSEQGGHEQVVLCQDRDSGLKAVIAIHSTALGPALGGTRFHAYASEEEAVQDALNLSRGMSYKNALAGLDHGGGKAVIIGDPEVVKTEELLLAYGRFVASLGGRYVTACDVGTYVADMDVVARTNKWTTGRSPENGGAGDSSVLTAYGVFQGMRASAQHQWGDPTLRGRKVGIAGVGKVGHHLVEHLLQDGAQVVITDVRTEAVDRILARHPQVTAVADTEALIRTEGLDVYAPCALGGALSDDSVPALTAKVVCGAANNQLAHPGVEKDLSDRGILYAPDYVVNAGGVIQVADELHGFDFDRCKAKAAKIFDTTLAIFARAKADGIPPAAAADRLAEARMAEAKEGKRA
- a CDS encoding DUF3073 domain-containing protein, giving the protein MGRGRAKAKQTKVARQLKYSSGGTDLSRLADELGASQQPSQQPPNGEPFEDDEDDDPYARYAERYNADDEDEGDSSDQRRRA